The following coding sequences are from one Mycoplasma mycoides subsp. capri window:
- a CDS encoding RNA-binding domain-containing protein — MNFNHSGETATVEYKVTFDKKNPDNLLHTVSAFANTKGGRIFIGINDNNQVVGLENLQVILEDVSEAIKTKIDPNPEFYCEIEEHKGLKFIVLTIMKGEETPYRYLTKKADAAYIRSGNQSIKANANQLRNLIFRGTRQSFDTLKTKINWKQASFKSLNQKLNGIGQQVKTVNQLISLDLVKDYFLTNAGALLADNKFIKSSKIHATRWNGNDKLNSEILTLNTKEFEGSLIDIFQKAEKFIDDYNFVMWKKTDQKRIDYPNYPFLAIREALVNALIHRDYSIDGSQINVDIYDNRIEIISPGGMFDGTNIQETPTWAVVSRRRNEAIANIFWRINYMEKRGSGIGKIIDLYASQSNYSNALKPVFMSNDQLFKVILWNLNYKKDDPITGDKTNTNIETKTIELENKEEKSQDQIVLNYIESVFSFTRKDIEKVVNVKRTRANQIINNLLEENKVVKQNDGRSTRYKVNK, encoded by the coding sequence ATGAATTTTAATCATAGTGGTGAAACTGCAACTGTTGAATATAAAGTTACTTTTGATAAAAAGAATCCTGATAATTTATTACATACTGTGAGTGCTTTTGCAAACACAAAAGGTGGAAGAATTTTTATTGGTATAAATGATAATAATCAAGTAGTAGGTTTAGAAAATCTGCAAGTTATTTTAGAAGATGTTAGCGAAGCTATTAAAACAAAAATTGATCCAAATCCAGAATTTTATTGCGAAATAGAAGAGCATAAAGGATTAAAATTTATTGTTTTAACAATTATGAAAGGCGAAGAAACACCATATCGTTATTTAACTAAAAAAGCTGATGCAGCATACATAAGGTCTGGTAATCAAAGTATAAAAGCAAACGCAAATCAGTTAAGAAATCTAATTTTTAGAGGAACTAGACAATCATTTGATACATTAAAAACTAAAATAAATTGAAAACAAGCAAGTTTTAAAAGTTTGAATCAAAAACTAAATGGAATTGGTCAACAGGTAAAAACTGTTAATCAATTAATTTCTCTTGATTTAGTAAAAGATTATTTTTTAACAAATGCAGGAGCTTTATTAGCTGATAACAAGTTTATAAAATCTTCAAAAATTCATGCTACAAGATGAAATGGAAATGATAAATTAAATTCTGAAATTTTAACTTTAAATACAAAAGAATTTGAAGGTAGTTTAATAGATATTTTTCAAAAAGCTGAAAAATTTATAGATGACTATAATTTTGTTATGTGAAAAAAAACTGATCAAAAAAGAATTGATTATCCAAATTATCCATTTTTAGCAATTAGAGAAGCTTTAGTTAATGCATTGATTCATCGTGATTATTCTATTGATGGATCACAAATTAATGTTGATATTTATGATAATAGAATTGAAATCATCTCACCTGGTGGAATGTTTGATGGAACAAATATTCAAGAAACACCAACATGAGCTGTTGTTTCAAGAAGAAGAAATGAAGCTATAGCTAATATTTTTTGAAGAATAAATTATATGGAAAAACGTGGTAGTGGGATAGGTAAAATTATTGATTTATATGCAAGTCAGTCTAATTATTCAAATGCTTTAAAACCAGTTTTTATGTCTAATGATCAACTATTTAAAGTAATTTTATGAAATTTAAACTATAAAAAAGATGATCCTATTACAGGTGATAAAACAAATACTAATATAGAAACTAAAACAATAGAATTGGAAAACAAAGAAGAAAAATCACAAGATCAAATTGTTTTAAATTATATAGAAAGTGTTTTTAGTTTTACAAGAAAAGACATAGAAAAAGTTGTTAATGTTAAAAGAACTAGAGCAAATCAAATAATAAATAATTTATTAGAAGAAAACAAAGTTGTTAAACAAAATGATGGTAGATCAACTAGATATAAAGTTAATAAATAA
- the hsdR gene encoding EcoAI/FtnUII family type I restriction enzme subunit R, translating into MMKKSEMSEEDIKIKFINPTIEEKGWKIGENYRTEYTFTDGQIQISSNGKTIRAKKKSADYYLYYKDIPLAIIEVKKNTKSPSFGIQQAIGYAKALNCPFVYSTNGDSFIEFDKTTGKEIEIKLEDFPTVDELIDRFKQEGNISQKEWEVLSTKNYYVQSFNEARYYQNNVINKVVQEVTKGKKRLMFVMATGTGKTFVASQIIHKLLTKKIKKRILFLADRNILIDQSIAGDFRFLQKKMVKVNQKLLSSKEKINSYEVYLSLYQQLLGQNKEEYYKKFDKDFFDLIIIDEAHRGSVKEESNWRDILEYFESATQIGMTATPKDDADGSNFEYFGEPVYIYSLKQGIEDGFLAPYTVKRINLDIDLTGYRPKKNETDIYGNLIEDKIYTQKDYDKKLVIDNRTEIVAKYVSDFLKETNNRYEKTIFFCQDIDHAERLAQELKNQNKDIVKNEDRYVMKITGDDLEGKAQLDNFMDPDSKFPTLVTTSKLLTTGVNVKTCKFIVIDSNIQSMTEFKQIIGRGTRISEKHNKQFFTIIDFRSVTDKFADPDFDGNSANSESISKDKIDVDPIDYNEPSEFVCGEPTIEQISFSEKKYRIDNVDVNIMNEQIQIIDENGKLITTSLIDYTKRTILGEYATLSDFLTRWKKEDRKNVILEELEKKGINIEDLRKKNKNYKDLDEFDLLLQIAYNKEPLTKKQRIQKFKDSDFLQNYQNKTKEVLEILIEKYLDGGIKEIEDIQILRTKEFENIGSITDIIKMFGGKSHYIKVVRSLSRQIYSDY; encoded by the coding sequence ATGATGAAAAAAAGTGAAATGTCAGAAGAAGATATCAAGATAAAATTTATAAATCCAACAATTGAAGAAAAAGGATGAAAAATTGGTGAAAATTATAGAACCGAATATACATTTACTGATGGACAAATTCAGATTTCATCAAATGGAAAAACTATAAGAGCTAAAAAAAAGAGTGCTGATTACTATCTTTATTATAAGGATATACCATTAGCTATTATTGAGGTTAAAAAAAATACTAAATCACCTAGTTTTGGTATTCAACAAGCAATTGGATATGCTAAAGCGTTAAATTGTCCTTTTGTTTATTCTACTAATGGCGACAGTTTTATAGAATTTGATAAAACTACAGGAAAAGAAATAGAAATAAAGTTAGAAGACTTTCCTACTGTTGATGAATTAATAGATAGATTTAAGCAGGAAGGTAATATAAGTCAAAAAGAATGAGAGGTATTATCTACTAAGAACTACTATGTTCAAAGTTTTAATGAAGCTAGATATTATCAAAATAATGTAATAAATAAAGTTGTTCAAGAAGTGACTAAAGGTAAAAAAAGGTTAATGTTTGTTATGGCTACTGGTACAGGAAAAACTTTTGTTGCTTCTCAAATAATTCATAAACTTCTTACAAAAAAAATAAAAAAAAGAATTCTTTTTTTAGCAGATAGAAATATCCTAATTGATCAATCTATCGCAGGTGATTTTAGATTTTTACAGAAAAAAATGGTTAAAGTTAATCAAAAATTATTGTCTTCAAAAGAAAAAATAAATTCCTATGAAGTGTATTTATCTTTATACCAACAACTACTAGGTCAAAATAAAGAAGAATATTATAAGAAATTTGATAAGGATTTTTTTGATCTTATTATAATTGATGAAGCGCATAGAGGTTCTGTAAAAGAAGAAAGCAATTGAAGAGACATACTTGAATATTTTGAATCAGCTACACAAATAGGAATGACAGCAACACCAAAAGATGATGCTGATGGATCTAATTTTGAATATTTTGGTGAACCAGTATATATTTATTCTTTAAAACAAGGAATTGAAGATGGTTTTTTAGCCCCTTATACAGTTAAAAGAATTAATTTAGATATAGATCTAACAGGCTATAGACCTAAAAAAAATGAAACAGATATATATGGTAATTTAATTGAAGATAAAATATATACTCAAAAAGATTATGATAAAAAATTAGTAATAGATAACAGAACAGAAATTGTTGCAAAATACGTATCTGATTTTTTAAAAGAAACTAATAACAGATATGAAAAAACAATCTTCTTTTGTCAAGATATAGATCACGCTGAGAGATTAGCACAAGAACTTAAAAATCAAAATAAAGATATTGTAAAAAATGAAGATAGATATGTGATGAAAATTACAGGAGATGATCTTGAAGGTAAAGCGCAGCTAGATAATTTTATGGATCCTGACTCAAAATTCCCTACTTTAGTAACTACTTCAAAATTATTAACAACGGGAGTTAATGTTAAAACTTGTAAATTCATAGTTATTGATTCTAATATCCAATCAATGACAGAATTTAAACAAATAATAGGTAGAGGTACAAGAATAAGCGAAAAACACAATAAGCAATTTTTTACTATTATTGATTTTAGATCTGTTACAGATAAATTTGCAGATCCTGATTTTGATGGCAATAGTGCTAATAGTGAATCAATTAGTAAAGATAAAATAGATGTTGATCCAATTGATTATAATGAACCATCAGAATTTGTTTGTGGTGAACCCACTATTGAGCAAATATCTTTTAGTGAAAAGAAATATAGAATAGATAATGTGGATGTAAATATTATGAACGAACAAATTCAAATTATAGATGAAAATGGTAAACTAATTACCACTTCTTTAATTGACTATACAAAAAGAACAATTCTAGGAGAATATGCTACACTTAGTGATTTTCTTACTAGATGAAAAAAAGAAGATAGAAAAAACGTTATTTTAGAAGAACTAGAAAAAAAAGGAATCAATATAGAAGATCTAAGAAAGAAAAATAAAAATTATAAAGATTTAGATGAATTTGATCTCTTATTACAAATTGCTTACAATAAAGAACCATTAACTAAAAAACAAAGAATTCAAAAGTTTAAAGATAGTGATTTTTTACAAAATTACCAAAACAAAACTAAAGAAGTTTTAGAAATTTTAATTGAAAAATATTTAGATGGTGGTATTAAAGAAATTGAAGATATTCAAATTCTTAGAACAAAAGAATTTGAAAATATAGGTAGCATAACAGATATTATAAAAATGTTTGGTGGAAAATCACATTATATTAAAGTTGTTAGATCGCTATCAAGACAAATTTATTCAGATTATTAA
- a CDS encoding class I SAM-dependent DNA methyltransferase has translation MSVDAFISRIRNITRQDQGINGDAQRIEQMSWLLFLKIYDSKEKIWEIEDDNYKSIIPDKLKWRNWGTSSNPLTGDDLLDFVNNDLLKTLKEIEITPDMPFRKQIVKSTFEDINNYMKNGILLRQVINVIDELNFDNIKEIHLFNDIYETILKEIQNAGSSGEFYTPRALTDFITEILDPKLGQTMADLACGTGGFLTSFLNRISEQKKTVEDIKTYSQSVYGIEKKGFPYLLAVINLFLHDVDDPNLLHGNSLERNVKDYSEDEKFDLIMMNPPFGGSEQSIIQNNFPKDLRSAETADLFMLVIMYRLKMGGKAAVILPDGFLFGSGVQKNIKKKLFSEFNVHTIIRLPKSIFNPYTSINTNIIFFDKNGSTKSTWFYRLDMPENQKNFSKTKPMESKHLDPIRQWWNNRNEIIEDTFYKSKQFSISEIEELEYNLNQCGYLEQSEEVLEPMELIKQYYDKRNELNNKIDNVISEIIKILEQK, from the coding sequence ATGTCAGTAGATGCTTTTATAAGTAGAATAAGAAATATTACAAGACAAGATCAAGGTATTAATGGTGATGCTCAAAGAATCGAACAAATGTCATGATTACTTTTTTTAAAAATATATGACAGTAAAGAAAAAATATGAGAAATAGAAGATGATAATTATAAATCTATTATTCCTGATAAATTAAAATGAAGAAATTGAGGCACTAGTTCAAATCCACTTACAGGTGATGACTTATTAGATTTTGTTAATAATGATCTTTTAAAAACTTTAAAAGAAATCGAAATTACTCCTGATATGCCTTTTAGAAAACAAATTGTTAAGTCTACTTTTGAAGATATTAACAACTATATGAAAAATGGTATTTTGTTAAGACAAGTTATAAATGTAATTGATGAATTGAATTTTGATAATATTAAAGAAATACATTTATTTAATGACATATATGAAACTATATTAAAAGAAATTCAAAATGCTGGTAGTTCAGGTGAGTTTTATACTCCAAGAGCATTGACTGATTTTATAACTGAGATATTAGATCCAAAATTAGGTCAAACTATGGCAGATTTAGCATGTGGAACTGGTGGATTTTTAACTTCTTTTTTAAATAGAATAAGTGAACAAAAAAAGACTGTTGAAGATATTAAAACATACTCTCAATCGGTTTATGGAATTGAAAAAAAAGGATTTCCCTATTTATTAGCTGTTATAAATCTTTTCTTACACGATGTAGATGATCCTAATTTATTGCATGGAAATTCACTAGAAAGAAATGTAAAAGATTATAGTGAAGATGAAAAATTTGACCTAATAATGATGAATCCTCCTTTTGGTGGTTCTGAACAATCAATAATTCAAAATAATTTTCCAAAAGATTTAAGAAGTGCAGAAACTGCTGATCTTTTTATGCTAGTTATTATGTATAGATTAAAAATGGGTGGAAAAGCAGCTGTAATACTACCTGATGGATTTTTATTTGGTTCAGGAGTGCAAAAAAATATTAAGAAAAAACTATTTTCTGAATTCAATGTTCACACAATCATAAGATTGCCAAAATCTATATTTAATCCATACACAAGCATTAATACTAATATTATTTTCTTTGATAAAAACGGTTCTACAAAAAGTACTTGATTTTATAGATTAGATATGCCAGAAAATCAAAAAAATTTCTCTAAAACAAAACCGATGGAATCAAAACATTTAGATCCTATAAGACAATGATGAAATAATAGAAATGAAATTATAGAAGATACTTTTTATAAATCAAAACAATTCAGTATTAGTGAAATTGAAGAATTAGAATATAATTTGAACCAATGTGGTTATTTAGAACAATCTGAAGAAGTACTTGAACCAATGGAACTTATCAAACAATATTATGATAAAAGAAATGAATTAAATAACAAGATTGATAATGTCATATCTGAAATTATAAAAATATTGGAGCAAAAATAA
- a CDS encoding restriction endonuclease subunit S: MTAEQLRKSILQWAIQGKLTKQNPDESAVDLLNKIRLEKQKLIKENKIKKDDFTNSFIYKNTSDNCYYEKFEDSIEEKIEVPFEIPNNWVWVRHNMILKLIGGSQPPKSTFISYPKDNYIRLFQIRDYGDSPIPVYIPINKASKITNKGDILIARYGGSLGKVFIAEYGAYNVAMSKVTKLYINDHIDFNFLYFFYKSKIFQEIIRRNSRSAQDGFNSEEINDLLLPLPPLEEQLRIITLLDKLNLLLNKYSLIENELSELEKTFSIKLQKSVLNYAMQGQLVEQSINDNSKDLIEQIYKEKDGLLKQKKIKQNELQKSIIYKNISDNSYYENHNFVEVQLGLISNIYTGNSISKTQKDRFFRNVKGMSYIATKDIDFNREIDYANGVYIPNENLDKFKIAPKNSVLLCIEGGSAGRKIGLIDRDVTFGNKLCCINSNFVSNKFIFYYLQSDLFLNPFYKQMTGIIQGINLSLLKEIKIPVFSSCYQQAIMNKLDRIYSLINMLN, from the coding sequence ATGACAGCTGAACAATTAAGAAAAAGTATTTTACAATGAGCAATTCAAGGCAAATTGACTAAACAAAATCCTGATGAATCAGCTGTTGATTTATTAAATAAAATCAGGTTAGAAAAACAAAAATTAATTAAAGAAAATAAAATCAAAAAAGATGATTTTACTAATTCTTTTATATATAAAAACACTAGTGATAATTGTTATTATGAGAAGTTTGAAGATAGTATAGAAGAAAAAATAGAAGTTCCGTTTGAAATACCAAATAACTGGGTATGAGTAAGACATAATATGATACTAAAACTAATAGGTGGTTCACAACCTCCTAAAAGTACTTTTATAAGTTATCCTAAAGACAATTATATAAGATTGTTTCAAATTAGAGATTATGGTGACTCTCCAATTCCTGTCTATATTCCAATTAATAAAGCATCTAAAATCACTAATAAGGGGGATATATTAATAGCTAGATATGGTGGTTCTCTTGGTAAGGTTTTTATAGCAGAATATGGGGCATACAATGTGGCTATGTCCAAAGTAACAAAATTATATATTAATGATCATATTGATTTTAACTTCTTATATTTTTTCTATAAATCAAAAATATTTCAAGAAATAATAAGAAGAAATAGTAGAAGTGCACAAGATGGATTTAATAGTGAAGAAATCAACGATTTGTTATTACCACTACCACCACTTGAAGAACAACTAAGAATAATTACTCTTCTGGATAAGTTAAATTTATTACTGAATAAATATAGTTTAATAGAAAATGAATTGTCAGAATTGGAAAAAACATTTTCTATAAAATTACAAAAATCAGTTCTTAATTATGCTATGCAAGGTCAACTTGTAGAACAAAGTATAAATGATAATTCAAAAGATTTAATAGAGCAAATATATAAAGAAAAAGATGGATTATTAAAACAAAAGAAAATAAAACAAAATGAACTACAAAAATCTATCATTTATAAAAATATTAGTGATAACTCATATTATGAGAACCACAATTTTGTAGAAGTACAATTAGGTTTAATTTCAAATATTTACACTGGAAACAGCATTTCAAAAACACAAAAAGACAGATTTTTTAGAAATGTTAAAGGAATGAGTTATATAGCAACAAAAGACATAGATTTTAATAGGGAAATAGATTATGCCAATGGTGTTTATATTCCAAATGAAAATCTTGATAAATTTAAAATTGCTCCTAAAAATTCCGTTCTTCTATGTATTGAAGGTGGAAGTGCAGGAAGAAAAATAGGCTTAATAGACAGAGATGTTACTTTTGGTAATAAACTATGTTGTATTAATTCAAACTTTGTATCTAATAAATTTATTTTTTATTACTTACAAAGCGATTTATTTTTAAATCCATTCTATAAGCAAATGACAGGAATCATACAAGGTATTAATCTATCATTGCTCAAGGAAATAAAAATCCCAGTATTTTCTTCTTGTTATCAACAAGCCATTATGAATAAACTAGATAGAATCTATTCATTGATTAATATGCTAAATTAG
- a CDS encoding tyrosine-type recombinase/integrase, translating into MEKFILYLKKQNLSTNTINTYVYGVEYFINNYKINSHNLLAYKGYLLETFKPKTVNLRIHSINKYLDFINKKELKIHSIKIQNKTYLENVISNADYVFLKKSLKRMKNYKWYFVVWFLAATGARVSELIKVKVEHIKLEYFDIYSKGGKLRRLYLPKKLTDAINVWLKQEGKKSGYIFTNKLSQPISTRAISQQLKKIARKLGIDQNVVYPHSFRHLFAKNFLERFNDISLLADLMGHESIETTRIYLGRSSSEQKQIVDDVIDW; encoded by the coding sequence ATGGAAAAGTTTATATTATATTTGAAAAAGCAAAATCTTTCAACTAATACAATTAATACATATGTTTATGGTGTTGAATATTTTATTAATAATTACAAAATTAACTCACATAATCTTTTAGCATATAAAGGGTATTTACTTGAAACATTTAAACCTAAAACTGTTAATTTAAGAATACATAGTATAAATAAATATTTAGATTTTATAAATAAAAAAGAACTAAAAATACATAGTATAAAGATTCAAAATAAAACTTATTTAGAAAATGTTATAAGTAATGCTGATTATGTTTTTCTAAAGAAAAGTTTAAAAAGAATGAAAAATTATAAATGATATTTTGTAGTATGATTTTTAGCTGCTACAGGTGCAAGAGTAAGTGAACTTATAAAAGTAAAAGTTGAACATATTAAACTTGAATATTTTGATATATATTCAAAAGGTGGCAAACTAAGAAGATTATATTTGCCTAAAAAACTAACAGATGCAATAAATGTGTGGTTAAAACAAGAAGGCAAAAAAAGTGGGTATATTTTTACAAATAAATTATCTCAGCCAATTTCAACAAGAGCTATTTCTCAGCAACTTAAAAAAATAGCACGTAAACTAGGAATTGATCAAAATGTTGTCTATCCACACTCGTTTAGACATTTATTTGCAAAAAATTTTTTAGAAAGATTTAATGATATTTCACTATTAGCTGATTTAATGGGTCATGAAAGTATTGAAACAACAAGAATCTATCTAGGAAGAAGTTCATCAGAACAAAAACAAATAGTCGATGATGTTATAGATTGATAA
- a CDS encoding restriction endonuclease subunit S, translated as MKNNKELFQSSQFITHKALEVIFKNYLVEKETLLMSFKLTIGRTSIAKINCTHNEGIVSIKPYFDNEFIIRDFLNIFLPVISNLGNTKNAIKGKTLNSKSIGSLLIPLPPLEEQKRIVKIINSLNVFIDEYSFLKNYLKKLEEEFPSNLKKSILNYAMNGKLVKQDENDSSINDLLKQIYREKQEIIKQNRSKEFELVNSIIYKNASDNSYYEKFEDSIEEKIEVPFEIPNNWVWVRHNMILKLIGGSQPPKSTFISYPKDNYIRLFQIRDYGDSPIPVYIPINKASKITNKGDILIARYGGSLGKVFIAEYGAYNVAMSKVTKLYINDHIDFNFLYFFYKSKIFQEIIRRNSRSAQDGFNSEEINDLLLPLPPLEEQEQIVNKINKINVLIDSMTN; from the coding sequence ATGAAAAACAATAAAGAACTTTTTCAATCTTCACAGTTTATAACTCACAAAGCATTAGAGGTTATTTTTAAAAATTATCTTGTAGAAAAAGAAACATTGCTTATGAGTTTTAAATTAACTATAGGAAGAACATCAATTGCTAAAATAAATTGTACACATAACGAGGGAATTGTTTCTATAAAACCTTATTTTGATAATGAATTTATAATTAGAGATTTTCTAAATATATTTTTACCAGTAATTTCAAATCTTGGAAATACAAAAAATGCCATCAAAGGAAAAACGTTAAATTCTAAGAGTATAGGTAGTCTATTAATTCCTCTGCCTCCTTTAGAAGAGCAAAAAAGAATTGTAAAAATAATTAATAGTTTAAATGTTTTTATAGATGAATACTCATTCTTAAAAAATTATTTAAAAAAATTAGAAGAGGAATTCCCTTCTAACCTTAAAAAATCTATTCTTAACTATGCTATGAATGGCAAACTTGTAAAACAAGACGAAAACGACTCTTCTATAAATGATTTATTAAAACAAATTTATAGAGAGAAACAAGAAATAATTAAACAAAATAGAAGTAAGGAGTTTGAATTAGTAAACTCAATTATCTATAAAAATGCTAGTGATAACTCATATTATGAGAAGTTTGAAGATAGTATAGAAGAAAAAATAGAAGTTCCGTTTGAAATACCAAATAACTGGGTATGAGTAAGACATAATATGATACTAAAACTAATAGGTGGTTCACAACCTCCTAAAAGTACTTTTATAAGTTATCCTAAAGACAATTATATAAGATTGTTTCAAATTAGAGATTATGGTGACTCTCCAATTCCTGTCTATATTCCAATTAATAAAGCATCTAAAATCACTAATAAGGGGGATATATTAATAGCTAGATATGGTGGTTCTCTTGGTAAGGTTTTTATAGCAGAATATGGGGCATACAATGTGGCTATGTCCAAAGTAACAAAATTATATATTAATGATCATATTGATTTTAACTTCTTATATTTTTTCTATAAATCAAAAATATTTCAAGAAATAATAAGAAGAAATAGTAGAAGTGCACAAGATGGATTTAATAGTGAAGAAATCAACGATTTGTTATTACCACTACCACCACTTGAAGAACAAGAACAAATTGTTAACAAAATTAATAAAATTAATGTTTTAATTGATTCAATGACTAATTAA
- a CDS encoding ATP-dependent DNA helicase — MKSLIGYINKFTRIDKNWAVAEFFVLEKNTAIKISGNINSMLIENLYKIQIKEEPKVINDTKIYECKSFQLPIINNETFFKYLKTNTFSKLVDDDFINIVKSHYKSDDILKEILSDKDKFLDINQVGKHILNSIFNKLNNTNNFISLQSEFLGNGLDLAVFSKLIQLYGNSFDQLIKALQNFLYEINFKYQITSLESIDKIFLHFNNDANNVVRIAYYLHYYCDQILNEKSSTYTNLENLKKRFDDEEKFFIPLESNEQVINEAINYALTHKLLVIAKDKVYTTQTYNDEYTIALALTKKEKVEKINYFKFKRYINQIQDEVRKETKIENFKYDKSQINALRKFINNKFVVITGGPGTGKTTLIKGLVKLFKKVYPNESFRIATPTGRAAARIKEGFEESNALTIHKLLGYDVLTDKFKVDKNNPLNDGLLIIDETSMVDNNLFSHFISAIGKAKKVVFVGDIEQLPSIGIGNVFEDIIKSEKITTVELKSTHRQKEQSKIVELAYMIRNNNFSLAKLQETTENSDLKTIFIDEQDKCLDEILNNYHFENKNGFDIPYKIQIISPFNEGKLGIKEINKMVQDKLNPNKKQGLQANGYNFYNKDKIMYLKNETTLSNGDIGVVDSINKYDNKMNTNFNEKPIQINSVDINNLTLCYACTVHKTQGSEFQKVILVLDPKNNGSFVNKKLVYTAITRAKKELVIIASKQSFNRSVNQKSTQRDTTLTERIRQMYDKKR; from the coding sequence ATGAAATCTCTTATAGGTTATATAAATAAATTTACTCGTATAGATAAAAACTGAGCTGTTGCAGAATTTTTTGTTTTAGAGAAAAATACAGCTATTAAAATTAGTGGAAATATTAACAGTATGTTAATTGAAAATTTATATAAAATTCAAATAAAAGAAGAACCAAAAGTAATAAATGATACTAAGATTTATGAATGCAAATCTTTTCAACTACCAATTATTAATAATGAAACTTTTTTTAAATATTTAAAAACTAATACATTTAGTAAACTTGTAGATGATGATTTTATTAATATAGTAAAATCACACTATAAATCAGATGATATTTTAAAAGAAATACTTTCTGATAAAGATAAATTTCTAGATATTAACCAAGTAGGAAAGCATATTTTAAATAGCATTTTTAACAAGCTTAATAATACTAATAATTTCATTAGTCTACAATCAGAATTTCTTGGTAATGGTCTTGATTTAGCTGTATTTAGTAAACTAATACAACTATATGGAAACTCATTTGATCAATTAATAAAAGCACTTCAAAATTTTTTATATGAGATTAATTTTAAATATCAAATAACTAGTCTAGAATCTATAGATAAAATCTTTTTACACTTTAATAATGATGCGAATAATGTTGTGCGAATTGCTTATTATTTACATTATTATTGTGATCAAATTCTAAATGAAAAATCTAGTACTTATACAAATTTAGAAAATCTAAAAAAACGTTTTGATGATGAAGAAAAATTTTTTATTCCATTAGAATCAAATGAACAAGTTATTAATGAAGCAATAAATTATGCTTTAACTCATAAACTACTTGTTATTGCTAAAGATAAAGTTTATACAACTCAAACATATAATGATGAATATACTATAGCTTTGGCTTTAACTAAAAAAGAAAAAGTTGAAAAAATTAATTATTTCAAATTTAAAAGATATATAAACCAAATTCAAGACGAAGTTAGAAAAGAAACAAAAATAGAAAACTTTAAATATGATAAAAGCCAAATTAATGCATTAAGAAAATTTATTAATAATAAGTTTGTAGTGATTACAGGAGGACCTGGAACAGGTAAAACTACTTTAATAAAAGGTTTAGTAAAATTATTTAAAAAAGTTTATCCAAACGAAAGTTTTAGAATAGCAACACCAACAGGAAGAGCAGCAGCAAGAATCAAAGAAGGTTTTGAAGAGTCTAATGCTTTAACTATTCATAAATTATTAGGATATGATGTGTTAACTGATAAGTTTAAAGTAGATAAGAATAATCCTTTAAATGATGGTTTATTAATTATTGATGAAACTTCAATGGTTGATAATAATTTATTTAGTCATTTTATTTCAGCTATTGGAAAGGCAAAAAAAGTAGTTTTTGTTGGTGATATAGAACAATTGCCAAGTATTGGAATTGGTAATGTATTTGAAGATATTATTAAATCTGAAAAAATAACAACCGTTGAATTAAAAAGCACACACCGTCAAAAAGAACAAAGTAAAATTGTTGAACTAGCTTATATGATTAGAAATAACAATTTTAGTCTTGCAAAACTTCAAGAAACTACAGAAAACAGTGATTTAAAAACTATTTTTATTGATGAACAAGACAAATGCTTAGATGAAATTTTAAATAATTATCATTTTGAGAATAAGAATGGTTTTGATATCCCATATAAGATTCAAATTATTTCTCCCTTTAATGAAGGAAAATTAGGAATAAAAGAAATAAATAAAATGGTTCAAGATAAACTTAACCCAAATAAAAAGCAAGGTTTGCAAGCAAATGGTTATAACTTCTATAATAAAGATAAAATAATGTATCTAAAAAACGAAACCACTTTATCTAATGGTGATATTGGAGTTGTTGATAGTATAAATAAATATGATAATAAAATGAATACGAATTTTAACGAAAAACCAATTCAAATAAATAGCGTAGATATTAATAATTTAACTTTATGTTATGCTTGTACAGTTCATAAGACTCAAGGTAGTGAATTTCAAAAAGTAATATTAGTATTAGATCCAAAAAATAATGGTTCTTTTGTTAATAAAAAGTTAGTTTATACAGCCATAACTAGAGCTAAAAAAGAACTTGTTATTATCGCAAGTAAACAGTCCTTTAATAGAAGTGTTAACCAAAAGTCAACCCAAAGAGACACAACTTTAACTGAACGTATAAGACAAATGTATGACAAAAAAAGATAA